The following are encoded in a window of Streptomyces sp. SAT1 genomic DNA:
- a CDS encoding 6-phospho-beta-glucosidase: MKLTVVGGGSTYTPELIDGFARLRDTLPVEELVLVDPAADRLELVGGLARRIFAKQDHPGRIVTTSDLDAGVEGADAVLLQLRVGGQAARQQDETWPLECGCVGQETTGAGGLAKALRTVPVVLDIAERVRRTNPDAWIIDFTNPVGIVTRALLEAGHRAVGLCNVAIGFQRKFAKLLGVAPHDVHLDHMGLNHLTWETGVRLGGPEGENVLPRLLAEHGDAVAEDLRLPRPVLDRLGVVPSYYLRYFYAHDQVVEELRTKPSRAAEVAAMERELLEMYGDPALDEKPALLAKRGGAYYSEAAVDLAAALLGGGGSPYQVVNTYNRGTLPFLPDDAVIEVQAAVGAKGATPLPVAPVDPLYAGLVAHVTAYERLALEAALHGGRERVFRALLAHPLIGQYSYAETLTDQLIAHNREHLAWA; encoded by the coding sequence CGGCGGCCGACCGCCTGGAGCTGGTCGGCGGCCTGGCCCGGCGGATCTTCGCCAAGCAGGACCACCCCGGCCGGATCGTCACCACCTCCGACCTGGACGCGGGCGTGGAGGGCGCCGACGCCGTGCTGCTCCAGCTGCGCGTCGGCGGCCAGGCCGCCCGCCAGCAGGACGAGACCTGGCCGCTGGAGTGCGGCTGCGTCGGCCAGGAGACCACCGGCGCCGGCGGCCTGGCCAAGGCGCTGCGCACCGTCCCGGTCGTGCTGGACATCGCCGAGCGGGTGCGCCGCACCAACCCGGACGCCTGGATCATCGACTTCACCAACCCGGTCGGCATCGTCACCCGCGCCCTGCTGGAGGCCGGGCACCGGGCGGTCGGCCTGTGCAACGTGGCCATCGGCTTCCAGCGCAAGTTCGCGAAGCTGCTCGGCGTGGCCCCGCACGACGTCCACCTGGACCACATGGGCCTGAACCACCTCACCTGGGAGACCGGGGTGCGCCTGGGCGGCCCCGAGGGCGAGAACGTGCTGCCCCGGCTGCTGGCCGAGCACGGCGACGCCGTCGCCGAGGACCTGCGGCTGCCCCGCCCGGTCCTGGACCGCCTCGGCGTGGTCCCCTCGTACTACCTGCGCTACTTCTACGCGCACGACCAGGTGGTGGAGGAGCTGCGCACCAAGCCGTCCCGGGCCGCCGAGGTGGCCGCGATGGAGCGCGAGCTGCTGGAGATGTACGGCGACCCGGCGCTGGACGAGAAGCCGGCCCTGCTCGCCAAGCGCGGCGGCGCCTACTACTCGGAGGCGGCCGTGGACCTGGCCGCGGCCCTGCTCGGCGGTGGCGGCAGCCCGTACCAGGTGGTCAACACCTACAACCGGGGCACGCTGCCCTTCCTGCCGGACGACGCGGTGATCGAGGTGCAGGCGGCCGTCGGCGCCAAGGGCGCCACCCCGCTGCCGGTGGCCCCCGTGGACCCGCTGTACGCGGGCCTGGTGGCCCATGTGACGGCGTACGAGCGACTCGCCCTGGAGGCGGCCCTGCACGGCGGCCGGGAGCGGGTCTTCCGCGCGCTGCTCGCCCACCCCCTGATCGGCCAGTACTCCTACGCCGAGACCCTCACCGACCAGCTGATCGCACACAACCGGGAGCATCTCGCGTGGGCCTGA
- a CDS encoding N-acetylglucosamine kinase codes for MGLTASVLAIDAGNSKTDVAVVAADGSVLATARGGGFRPPVVGVETAVDVLADAVTRACAEAGVASVAHVSACLANADLPVEEEQLAAALHARAWGTSVEVRNDTFAILRAGVAEPRGVAVVCGAGINCVGMRPDGRTARFPAIGRISGDWGGGSGLAEEALWYAARAEDGRGEPTALVRTLPGHFGLDSMYALIEALHLEHVDPERRHELAPVLFATAAEGDPIARSIVERLAEEVVAMAVVALGRLDLLDEEAPVLLGGSVLAARHPQLDASLRERLAARAPKAVPQVVTARPVLGAALLGLDHVGAPAGVQERVRAYFGG; via the coding sequence GTGGGCCTGACCGCAAGCGTCCTCGCCATCGACGCGGGCAACAGCAAGACCGACGTCGCGGTCGTGGCGGCCGACGGAAGCGTCCTCGCCACGGCCCGCGGCGGCGGGTTCCGCCCGCCCGTGGTGGGCGTGGAGACGGCCGTGGACGTCCTCGCCGACGCCGTCACGCGCGCCTGCGCCGAGGCGGGCGTCGCCTCGGTCGCCCATGTGTCGGCCTGTCTGGCCAACGCCGACCTGCCCGTGGAGGAGGAGCAGCTGGCGGCGGCCCTGCACGCGCGCGCGTGGGGCACGAGCGTCGAGGTCCGCAACGACACGTTCGCCATACTGCGCGCGGGTGTGGCCGAGCCGCGCGGGGTGGCGGTGGTCTGCGGCGCCGGCATCAACTGCGTCGGCATGCGCCCGGACGGCCGCACGGCCCGCTTCCCGGCGATAGGCCGCATCTCCGGTGACTGGGGCGGCGGTTCGGGCCTGGCGGAGGAGGCCCTGTGGTACGCCGCCCGCGCCGAGGACGGCCGCGGCGAGCCGACCGCGCTGGTGCGCACGTTGCCCGGTCACTTCGGACTCGACTCCATGTACGCCCTCATCGAGGCGCTGCACCTGGAGCACGTCGACCCGGAGCGCCGCCACGAGCTGGCCCCCGTGCTGTTCGCGACGGCCGCCGAGGGCGACCCGATCGCCCGCTCGATCGTGGAACGCCTGGCCGAGGAGGTGGTGGCCATGGCGGTGGTCGCCCTGGGCCGGCTGGACCTGCTGGACGAGGAGGCCCCGGTGCTGCTGGGGGGCAGCGTCCTGGCCGCCCGCCACCCGCAGCTCGACGCGTCGCTGCGCGAACGCCTGGCCGCGCGCGCCCCGAAGGCCGTGCCGCAGGTGGTCACCGCCCGCCCGGTCCTGGGCGCGGCCCTGCTGGGCCTGGACCACGTGGGGGCGCCGGCCGGGGTGCAGGAGCGGGTGCGGGCGTACTTCGGGGGCTGA